In the Alistipes provencensis genome, GAAAGCGATGAGCGGCAGGGCCACGAGCTGGCCCGCCAATCCTGCGACGACGGCCGCGGGACGGCGGAACACCCCGGCGAAAGCCGGACGGTCGAGTTCGATGCCGAGCTGAAACATCAGCACGATCAGGACAGGAAGTACGATCCAAATGGTATTCATAGCGGTTTCAAACACCAAAAAGCCTTTCAGGGTAATCCTGAAAGGCTTTTTTCGGTTGTGGGAACATGCGGATTTGAACCGCAGACCTCCTGCTTGTCGAGCAGGCGCTCTAAACCAACTGAGCTATGCTCCCTTGTATAAAAAAAGCCATCCTGCAAGATGGTTTCGTCTGTTTCGTGGGAGCTGAGGGATTCGAACCCCCGACCCTCTGCTTGTAAGGCAGACGCTCTGAACCAACTGAGCTAAGCTCCCCTTTCGCTGAATTGCGAGTGCAAATGTATGATAAATAAATCATTCCTGCAAGTCTTCAATTCTTTTTAGGGAATCTTTTTTCGCTGGCTGTTCGTTCGGTTGACACATTGGTTGACACATTTACATAAACTCAATGCTGGTTAAACAATAGTGAATTAGTTGATAATCTTACATTTGAATAAGCGAGGACAAACTTTGCAAAGGGGCCTATAAATATACCCCTTTCGCAAAGTCTGTCCTTGCTCTGCTAACAGAAAATCGGCGAAAAATTTTCCCCTCTCGCCGTTCGTCTGTTTTCAGCAATTTTCAGTAGCTTTGATTTCTATAAATAAAAAATCCCCGACCGTATGGCCGAGGATTATCTTTATATAAATTGTTCCAAATATTTCTCCTTAAACCCAGCTAACGGGAATTTGAAATCTCTTTGCCCGCCCTCTGTTGTCGTGTAGTTGACAATAACCGTATCGTTTTTTATATGTAATTCGAATAGGTTTACTTGGTCATTTCTTCATTCAAGGATATTAGGCATTAGAAGCAATATTTCTGCACTGGAATCTGTCAATGCGCATTTTATTTGTGCCGTTATATGTCCCCGTTTCTGAAAGGTTAGGGTTACGGGTGCATTTTTGTCCGTATCGTCAGGCATGATATACATAAAATCGCTGGGTGTAAATTCATCGGGATTGCGTGATACGGCCAAGCACATCCCGTAAAAGCTATCATAGGCAACGATTTTTCAAATCATCATGCGTTGTTCATCGCCGCCCTGTTTTCATTCTGTTTTTGGTGTTTTTCTTTTCATTTTAGCTAAAATTTATATTGTTAAATAAATCTCTGATTATGATATAAATATACGAAAATTTATGACTTATGCAAGTAAAAAAGAAAGGACAAACTTGTGCAGAGGGTCTATAAGTTAACCCTTTTGCACAAGTCTGTCCCGTTAATTTTGGAATATAAATCAGATTCTTTTGAAAGTCGTAGTTATTTCTGCTTTATAACCGTCATTATCATCAATTTTCTCAAAAAGTACGAGTTTATTTTTTGTCAATTCTTTAATATCGTACACAGATGTCGGATTACCTTCTTCTGGTTCTTCATATATCAATAATTGATTATTAGAAATCGTGTATTCAATAGACCAATTACTATCCAAATTATTATTGTCATAATAATAGTAGCTTTTATATCTTCCCGTTCCATCTTCATTGAACGTGTAGGTAAAATAAAAGCCATAATCGTCATTTACATCGGCAATCGGATATGTAATATCCTTTTCCACTTTACCCTCTCCTTGTACAATCTCATAGCCGACTTCATGTGTAATCTGCCATGTTCCTGTAATTTGATTGGGGTCAATCTTTTTGTCATCATCATCGGAGCAAGCCGAGAAAGAAACAGCCACGAACATAGCGGCCACGATAAGAAACAACTTTTTCATAGTTGAATAAGTTTAGGTTGTCGCTCCAGCACCAACACGACGGTTAATTTTTTGATTTAAATAAACAGAAAGCGTGGTGCCGAAAACTTATCTTATTAGAGTAGGTCGTAGGAAACCTTGAAGATAAAATAAGCAACAGCCCCACGCCTATATCCACGAATGGATATGACGCGAGAAGATGTCGGCTTACTCCTTCTTCAGATTGAATTTCCTACGTTCACTCTAAAGGAATAAACTTACACTTTCCGTGTTTGTCGTATGTGCCACAAAGATAGACAAGACAAACTAAAAAGCAAAACATCTTTCCGATTTCTCGGAACTGTTGCAGCGTTAAATAGCCTTACACCCTTAAATTATTTGTAGGGATAAAGAATTTGATTTTTTGTAAAAAAAAGTTTATAAAAATAATTTATTGTTACTTTTATTGTAAAATTAATTCATTATGAAAAAGTGCTGGAATTATTATCGTATTTATATTACGACTCTTCGGAAAGATTTATTAGGTATTCTAATTATTGCTATTAGTTCTATATTTCTCATGGATATGTGGTTTAAGAATATTCCTGCACCATGTAATTTTTTTATTGTATTTGGAAACTTTTGGTATACATTGGCCTTTTCATATATTGCATCATTTATATTTTATTTTATTGTTGTTCATATTCCTCGACAGAAAGAGAAAAAGGCTATTTATAGTTACATTGAGTCATTTGTAAAGAATATAATTGAAACTGGGCTGGAAATTTATACTCATATGGCACAATCTGTTTCTATGGATATTGATGTAATGAATATTACCAATGAACAGATTATACAACTTTGTAAAGTTGTCAACCCACAAAATGACTCACCTGTATTATATGAAATATCGGTTTCTTCACGTCATCTTAATTGGATAGAATATTTGCAATATAAGTATAATCGCATTAAAGATTTTGCATCTACAATATTATTACAAACACCTTTTTTAGATTCAGATTTAATTTCCTATATTATCAAAATAGAGTCTCATAACATTTATGAACCTAAACATATTAATCTCCAATTAATTTTGATTAATAGTGGACGGTTTGGAAACAAGGATTTTACAAATGGTTATGAGAACTCTTTTATTTCTTTTTATAAACTGCTTTGCGAAACACAAGAGTATTTCCACAATGAGATCCTGAAATATAAAGACTAAAAAAGTCTGCATATTCAAGTTAAAAATATATTGCAAATAGTTCAAGTTCATAATTATCGACCTTACGCCAGCACGAAAACAAAAATTAGGGGTAGTAAAATCTTGTCGAGATTACAATACCCCTAATTTCTGTAATTTATGCGTTCCAATAAAATAGGAATATGGATGCGATTCTACTCTCCTACAATTTTTCCGAATAACGCTATTCATATAGTTCGGCACCGTGTTTGATTTAATCATCGAGGAAGTATTTTTCTTATTCCGTAAAAAAATTACGGAAATCTCTAAAAATGTATTATATTTGCAAAAAACATTGCGATTATGATGTTAATTAAGTTTTCTGTTAAGAATTATAGAGGATTTTCGGATCGTATCGAGTGGGATTTATCAACGCCCAATAATTATGAGTTCAGTACATATGCCATTAAAGATGGGATTATAAAAAATGGAATTATTTATGGTCCGAATGGTTCGGGAAAAACAAACTTTGGATTAGCTATATTTGATATAGAAAACCATCTTTCCCAAAAATGGAAAAAAGCCGATTACTATACTAATTTTGTATATGCAGGAAATCAAAATGCTCCTGTTGAATTTGAATATATATTTAAAGATGATATTCAAATTATTAAATATATATATTCTAAAAATGATGGTGGAATTTTATTATCTGAAATTTTGCTTGTGAATGATACCCTTGTGTTCTCTCGAAACGCCGATTCGTTCGAGATAGATGAGGACTCATTTTTAATGGAAAAATCTACTAAAGAGAATCTTAAAAATAATGCAAATAATGTTTCTATAGTCAATTTCTTATTAACATCCTATCCTTTGACAAAAGATCATTATTTAATATCATTACAAAATTTTGTAAACTCAATGCTTTGGTTTAGGTGTCTTGAAACAAGAGAGTTTATAGGGTTAGATACATCTGTAACTAATTTAAACGAGTTTATTATTCAAAATAATCTTATTGATGATTTTGCTGAATTTTTAAATCGAGTTAGTGATCAAGCATTCAAATTTATAAAACCAACTAATGATAAACTTCTTTTATGTGATATTGGAGGAACTGCAGTTGTATTTAATCAAATTGCATCAACAGGAACACAATCATTAATGCTTTTGTATTTTTGGATAAAGAAAATGAATGAAGCTTCATTTGTTTTTATAGATGAATTTGATGCGTTTTATCATTTTAAGTTGGCATATGAAGTTTGTAAACAATTATTTGCACTCGATTGCCAAGTGTTTACATCATCCCATAACACTTATTTGATGACAAATGATTTATTACGCCCTGATTGTAATTTCATTGTAAATAATAATAAAATTAAGCCTTTGAGTGAATGTACGGAGAAAGAACTCCGATTTGGGCATAATATTGAAAAATTATTTCGAGGTAATGCATTTCAAGTATGATTCTATTCGTTTTTGAAGGGGCAAAATGTGAACCTCGCCTATTTAATTCTTTACAAGCTTTGTTCTTTCGAAAAGAAGCTGAGTCTTTTATATGTACATATAATAGTAATATTTATTCATTATATACTAAATTAAAAAGGTTAGATATTTTTGGCGATCCAATTGGAGCGAGTGGAGATACAGTAACAGTTCTTAATGAAATATTAAAACAACAAGGAGACAATACGCTTGATGCTATTGTTGAAACGAATGTTTCTGAAATATATTTGTTTTTTGATTATGATTTTCATAATTCTCGATTATCATTAGATGAGAATAATTTACATCTGCAAGAAATGATTGATTATTTTCATGAAGAGACTGCAAATGGTAAATTATATATTAATTACCCAATGGTAGAATCAATTCGGTATACCCAACGATTGTTTGATATCAACTATTGGCAATATATAGTAATGAGAGATGAATGCCATAAATTCAAACATTTAGCCTGCAAATTTTCATATTATAGTTCATTTGATCATTTATTGATTTCAAATAATAAGAATGAAGCTGATGAGAAAAAAATAGAAAAAGCGAAACAGGCTCGTTGTAATTGGTGCAATTTAATTGTTATGAACGTAATGAAAGCTAATTACATATGTTATGGTTCTAATTCTTTCCCATTCGAGAAGATGCTGATTTCACAAAAAGATATTCTTGAAAATCAGATACAAAAATATGTATGTCAAGAAAAATCTAAGGTTGCTATATTGAATGCATTTCCTCTATTTCTATATGAATATTTCAAAAATGCAGCTATCCATTGTTGTCGAGAATAGATAATCTAACAGCAGAATAAAAAGTTGTATCTTGGTTTAGATGCTTTGTTATTCCATTTAAGCCGACATATTCCCTTTAATCGGGAGTTGTAAAACATTCCAACCCTCAATTATCGAGAATATGCCGACTTAAAATCTGTTTTGACGGTTTGGTAATAGCCGTAAGGATCACAAGTAGCCGATAATCAGCCAACCGACCTACCGAGTATATAGAGTGTTCCGCGCGTTATCCTGCGGCTATCTCTTGTATAACGCTATCCATACAGATTGCCTGTCCGCTTGCTAATCTTCCCCACCAACAGCAACCGTATTCCTCGATGATTACCTCTCCCGCACGTTTCAGTCGTTCGGCCAGCCAGCTGTCAATCAACCACCATTCCATAACATCACCCAAGAACGGATAGATATATTCTTCGGGTAGCAGGTGCTTGTTCAGCATTTCATCCACGACTGCGGTTTGATTCATCAGTACGCAGTTCTCCACTAATCGCCGTGCTGTCATAATAGGTGCTGTTGTGTGGCTATGTTGCGTAACCATTGATTAGCAAATACGGTGAGGTCTGCCTGTAAACGAGGATTCAACGCTATTCCATCTTCCGACCATTTCACGCTGTTCTGCTCTATACCGCAGTAGTCATTGCGATAGTAATAGGGAATGAATTGCCGAGTGTCTTTGTGCAGGGCAAAGAGCATTTCGGGGTCTCGCATGGCATCGCCATTCTGCTGTCCGTAATGAGCCAGCGAAAAAAAGTCGTACTTGTCGATACGTCCGATTAGTTCGATGTGGACGGGCATATAAGTACCGTCCGAATTGTCGATTTTGGTTGTCTGTAAAGCTAACATGCTACGGAAAATCTCCGCGGCTCTCCTGTCAAGTGTTTTCATAGATAAAACGGTTTTACATTCAACAATAGGGAGGGGCTTTAGTATGGAGTAACTGTATGTGCAGGGGATATATTTAGGTTGAATTTTGTCTGTAATGAACTTTCTTGTATATTTGGGTAAGCAATCAATTTTGATATGAAAAAGTTATTAATCATTCTATTTTGTTTATTTTCTCTAAATGTATTTTCAAAGTCTGTAAAATATACTTATAAGGCACTAAAAGCAGAGGGATGCAGTGTTGAATATTCTGCAACATGGCAAGAGGGAAAACCTTATTTAGTGGTTGCTGTAACATCAGACAGGTTGGTCTATCCAGAAAATCCTATACTAATGTTCCGCTGTTTTAATGATAGTATTATTAAATTGACGGGAACATCGGTTGCATCATCATCCAGTCAGTATGGAATTATGATAAATAACATATTAGCCCCTATATCAGAATTACGAGTTACGGCAGTTTTCCCAATGACAGAGAAGCAGGTTGAATTACTTAAAAATGGAGTTTCAAAAGTTTCTCTTTCAACGCTTCCTATTAAACACGAAAGGTCATTTAATAAAGATAAAATTGGACGAAAATTGCATGATTTTTTCAGGCAGATAAAGATAAGGAAAACTCGTTCTAATCTACCGATAGATAAAAAAACTCCGACCAGCACAAAACCAGTCGGAGTTTTTTATCTTATCTGTTCTCTGCGGCAATCCTTTTCTTCGCAATAATCTTACTTCTTATAAGGATTACGCAGGCGGTGTTCTTGCCGTCGATATTTCGGTAGCATGTATCTATGTCGTATCATTCGGCGAGGTCTGACGCTTTGGCCGTCTGTCTTATCCCCAAATCGTCATAAATACGCTGTAATTTCGCCTTTGCGGTTCTTGCGGGAACAGCCGTCTGTTGCGGCAGGTCGCTCTTAATCCGCTGTACGATTTTATAGGCCAATTCGCTTTTTCCGTATTTGAGCAACTCTCGCTTTATCTGCGTTTGGTTGTAATTGAGTTCCCTTACCTTGTCTTTTCCTACTTTCTCGTAACTCTCCTTAACGAGCGGGTTGCGCTGTGCTATCAAATCCGCCGAAAAACGGCTTAACGAAAACATGCTGGTATCAGCCCGCAATTCTGCGTATCTGTCGAACAACTCCCGAAAAGGTATCTTTGCCTTGCCGTTCGTTTCCAGCCTGTCAATCCGAAAACTGTGTTTTGCCGTGTCTGTTATCTCGTTTCCGTTGCGCTGGTATTCCGTAATGAGGTTACGCCCGTCTGCGTAAATCTCCTGTCAGTTGCGGAAATTCAGCATATCCAATTTCAGCCTGTTGCGGTCTAATGTCATTGTTTTTTTGTTTATATAATTCATATCTGCGTGGATTAAGGGTTTCAAATCCTCGTCCCCCGTGGCATACCATTTCAGCCAGCGT is a window encoding:
- a CDS encoding lipocalin-like domain-containing protein; translated protein: MKKLFLIVAAMFVAVSFSACSDDDDKKIDPNQITGTWQITHEVGYEIVQGEGKVEKDITYPIADVNDDYGFYFTYTFNEDGTGRYKSYYYYDNNNLDSNWSIEYTISNNQLLIYEEPEEGNPTSVYDIKELTKNKLVLFEKIDDNDGYKAEITTTFKRI
- a CDS encoding DUF6908 domain-containing protein — encoded protein: MKTLDRRAAEIFRSMLALQTTKIDNSDGTYMPVHIELIGRIDKYDFFSLAHYGQQNGDAMRDPEMLFALHKDTRQFIPYYYRNDYCGIEQNSVKWSEDGIALNPRLQADLTVFANQWLRNIATQQHLL
- a CDS encoding AAA family ATPase produces the protein MMLIKFSVKNYRGFSDRIEWDLSTPNNYEFSTYAIKDGIIKNGIIYGPNGSGKTNFGLAIFDIENHLSQKWKKADYYTNFVYAGNQNAPVEFEYIFKDDIQIIKYIYSKNDGGILLSEILLVNDTLVFSRNADSFEIDEDSFLMEKSTKENLKNNANNVSIVNFLLTSYPLTKDHYLISLQNFVNSMLWFRCLETREFIGLDTSVTNLNEFIIQNNLIDDFAEFLNRVSDQAFKFIKPTNDKLLLCDIGGTAVVFNQIASTGTQSLMLLYFWIKKMNEASFVFIDEFDAFYHFKLAYEVCKQLFALDCQVFTSSHNTYLMTNDLLRPDCNFIVNNNKIKPLSECTEKELRFGHNIEKLFRGNAFQV